Genomic segment of Methanolobus mangrovi:
GGCCACTCTGTGCCATCCTGGCAAGTTCAATACCCTTCGTGACATGGCCTATGACAGAATGCATTATAGATGATGTGCGATCATCCGTGGAAATGTATAGTTTCCCTGCACCATATCCAACGGTCCTGACAAAAACAGAGCCTGTTGATCGGGATTCAAAATTTTCGTAAGCTACCAGTTCACCCTGGAAGCGATGATCGGATATAAAAGAGCTTGAAACGAAATCAATGTCGAAAACACCATTCTTTGTCACAGCAAAGAAAAACTCTGCACCTTCGGGAGCCAGGGGGTCGATCTCAATCTCAACATATGTGAATATTTTTGAACCACTTTCGAGCTTGAGCGAAAGGTCTGTGGTAGAAATGTGTTCTCCTGCCTTCTCCCATTCGATCACAGGTTCTATTGAGAGTATTCGGTCACTCCTGTCAAGGCCAGACAGAACATGTTTTCCGCTTATGAGCCGTGCAAATGTACCGTCTTCAGGAGCACCATATTCTGATGCATGCCTTGTCTTGCTTATGATGATGTGGGTGTTTGCAGCATCGCCGCCACCTGCACCGAAAAGCAAAGTGAACCTGTCCATATCAGTACTGCCACGTACAGGTTCCATATCCGTGCTGAACGGTCCGAATGCCAGAGCATCTTTACTCGTCCAGCGAACTGGAATATCATTAAAATCCTTAAAAAGGGATACCCATCTTTTAGAAGAAAGAGAGGAGTCATCCTTAAGCTCTATTTTGAACTCACCTTTGGATGTTTTCACAAGGTATTCAACAGAAGCCTGTGACTTCAAATCCTCTTTTTCAATAAGTATTCCAATTGCTGTTCCTTTCTTATAAGGTGCGTTTGACACCTTGATGGCTTCTTCAAGAGTTGAACCTTCTGATAATTTAAGTTCCTGTCCATTGATCTCTACCGTTATTTCGCCACTCGTGCCAAACTCCTCCGTAACCTTTCAAAATATCATGGTGCTGCTGCTTCCATACGTTCTTCGTCAGTAAGCTCTGCAAGAACAGCAGCTGGCTCTCCTACACTGACTATTTTACCGTTTCTCATAAGAGCTACACGATCACATATCTCTTCCAGGAAATCCATATCATGTGAGACAATGACAAAGGTGTCACCCATCTTATCGCGAGCTTCCAGAATTGATTTTGTGACTTCTTTCTTTGTGAACGGGTCCATTGTTCCGGTTGGTTCATCCATTATAATGATATTTGGTTCCTTCATCAATATCTGAGCCAGCGCAACCCTGTGCCTTTCACCTTCACTAATCTCATCTGACATCTTTGATAATATAGATTTTGCCTTCTCATCCGTGAATCCGGTTGCTACCAGAGTATTGATAGCCTTCCTAACGGCAAGTTCGTATGGAAGATCAATACCTATTGATTCTGTTAGATTATCAATTATCGTCCTGTGAGTGTAAAGTCCATATTCCTGATGCAGTATGCCCATGTACTTGACTGCGCGTCCCCTGCATTCAGGACCTGGTTTTTTCATGTCGATCCATTCGTCTCCGACACGTACCTGTATCTCTCCGCTTGTAGGTTGCACAATACCCATGAGAACTTCAGATGTCGTGGTCTTTCCTGCACCACTGGTACCTGCAAGGCCGAATATCTCACCTTCTTTCACATCAAAAGAGACATCATTAACGGCATAAACAACACCCCTGGACACAGAGATGTATTTCTTGACAAGGTTATCTACCTTGATAAGAGGGTCACCAACAACGACATCACATTTCTTTTCCACAGAACAGATAAGCTGCATGAACTCTTTTGCAACCTCTGACGCAGAACCTTCTTTTACAATTGCCCCATCCTCAAGAATGATGGCTTTGTCAGCCAGGTCTTCCACAACCTCAGACCAGTGTGAGGTAATGACCATGGTCATATTGTAATCCTTAACAGCCTTTGCAATAACATTATGAACGACATCTGCAGTTCGGGGATCAAGCGTACCGGTTGGCTCATCGGCAATAAGAAGCATTGGATCCCTTACAAGTTGACGGGCAAGTACTACCCTCTGTTTCTCGCCACCGCTAAGGTCGCGGGCAACGTGCATCATACGGTGTGAAAGCTGTACCTGTTCCAGGAGTTCTACAGCACGGGATAGAGCTGTTTCACTATTGACACCTATTTCCGTAAGAGAATTTACTACATTTGTAATGACCCTGTCATCACCATAGAGAGCAAAAGTGCGCTGTAACATGATAGCGATTCTCTTGGTGATCTCGCGTCTTGCAGGATCGTGAAGTGATAGTTTTATGAAATCTGCTTCAAAAGGCTTGAGGGTATCCTTGCCACAATCCGGACATTCATTTCCAGCCTTTCCCGGCGGTTCGATATGTCCACATTTATCGCATCTTGCGAGATGGTAGATTACCTCACCGCTGATACCTTCATACTCTTCAACACCACGCAGGACGTGCATCAATACTGTTTTGCCTGAACCGCTTCGTCCAAGGATACCGAGAACTTCTCCTTCGTTGATGGTCAGGTTTATATTTTTGAGAACTTTGACACCATCAAATTCAAGTGTCAGGTTTTTGACTTCAATGAACAATGCCATTTGATTACCTCCGTCCAGGGGTGCATAGGATTCATGACACCTAATTAATGATATGCATATCTATTCAAATTACTTAACGGTTTTGTAGATTACATACAAAACTAGTTCTGTTGGAACCCATGCAGACCTGATACAAACTTTTAGTGATTTTTTTTAAGAATTACTGATGGATTATTGAACTCAATACATAAACGTAACGCATCTACTTCGCACTGTTAACTTCGAAAAACCTTATACTGATTGTGATTTTACAAAGTGAGAGGAGCGTTTACATTTTTTACGATGTTGACTACATCGATGATATTGCCTATGATAACGTCTGCTGCATCCATGAGAACCTGCGGCCTTTCATCCCCCTGCTGGGATGTGAGAATACCCATATCAGCCGCCCTTAAAGCAAGAATATCATTCATTCCGTCCCCCACCATGAAAACAAAATCATAGCTTTCCTTGAGATTCCTGACTATGTTCTCTTTATCGTACGTTGTGGCAACTGCAAAAACATCTTTCATAGGAATAGCCAGAGAGGAGGCAAGTCTTCTGAGATTCTGCTCGTCATCCCCGGAGGCAATGTAGATATCAGCCCCTAGCTCCCTCAAATGTGTTATCGCGGCAGATGTTTTAGAATACATCTGACCGCCCGTGCTCAGAACATAAGGCACAATGTTTTCCCCTGAATCCACAACCAGTCCTGCTGCAAGGTAAAAAACATTTGGACAACGCCCCTTTACAATGGATAGGACTTCATTGACATCACTCACCTTTGTCCCATTCTGCCTTATAATTCCATAAATATCATCCATCTGGAATGGACTGCTTGAACAACTGATACCAAGATCGATATTATACATATCAATGAAATCATGCAATTCCATATCAGGATCACATTGCCAGAGATCTTCAAAGCTTGTGCGCAGAATGACAAGCGCCCTGTTGGCTTTTTCTGCCACAAGGAGCGTAGACTGTATATCCTCAAGAATAGAACCGGTACTCATTTCCTTTGCAACACGATACATATGCAACAGTGTACCGGCACTGTCAAAGACAACAGCAACACGTTTTTCCATAAATCCTGATTGTGCTTATCAAATATACGTCTGGTCATAGACGTTCAGGTAAAGACAGTTGAAGTGCCAAATGACTAATATGCTAGCAACTCTAATTTTCAGACTAAGCGCCCATGACCAGAATAAACCGGATGATAATTGTACTGATAATACTCATTGCACTGGCTTTTGTCTCAGAGAACATTAACAGTTCGGACACAGACATATTGATCCTGAACCCACAACCCTGGGACCACAGTCCGATCACTGTTTATATAGACGAAAATAACGTTCCCGAGCATTACAGCCCAAGCTACAGGACAGATGTGGAGAATGCACTGGAGTACTGGGAAAAC
This window contains:
- the mmp3 gene encoding methyl-coenzyme M reductase-associated protein Mmp3 codes for the protein MTVEINGQELKLSEGSTLEEAIKVSNAPYKKGTAIGILIEKEDLKSQASVEYLVKTSKGEFKIELKDDSSLSSKRWVSLFKDFNDIPVRWTSKDALAFGPFSTDMEPVRGSTDMDRFTLLFGAGGGDAANTHIIISKTRHASEYGAPEDGTFARLISGKHVLSGLDRSDRILSIEPVIEWEKAGEHISTTDLSLKLESGSKIFTYVEIEIDPLAPEGAEFFFAVTKNGVFDIDFVSSSFISDHRFQGELVAYENFESRSTGSVFVRTVGYGAGKLYISTDDRTSSIMHSVIGHVTKGIELARMAQSGQKIMVESIPEPIMLLGMTNKDAEEEMSALGIEISREGYTEDTGFIVNQTPATTIGIMQEGKVTVQGVNPEMLVTIELYDDLAPKTLDFFRHTVGLQYNPVGVLPVMMTYENTYIFKSEKPAETYKELLPENTPKKTISGEVGVTNQAAKRAGMIGVKTSDDDLFGPTGERFANTNIIGKILEIDKLKHFKDGDVMYVLESIKEE
- the atwA gene encoding methyl coenzyme M reductase system, component A2: MALFIEVKNLTLEFDGVKVLKNINLTINEGEVLGILGRSGSGKTVLMHVLRGVEEYEGISGEVIYHLARCDKCGHIEPPGKAGNECPDCGKDTLKPFEADFIKLSLHDPARREITKRIAIMLQRTFALYGDDRVITNVVNSLTEIGVNSETALSRAVELLEQVQLSHRMMHVARDLSGGEKQRVVLARQLVRDPMLLIADEPTGTLDPRTADVVHNVIAKAVKDYNMTMVITSHWSEVVEDLADKAIILEDGAIVKEGSASEVAKEFMQLICSVEKKCDVVVGDPLIKVDNLVKKYISVSRGVVYAVNDVSFDVKEGEIFGLAGTSGAGKTTTSEVLMGIVQPTSGEIQVRVGDEWIDMKKPGPECRGRAVKYMGILHQEYGLYTHRTIIDNLTESIGIDLPYELAVRKAINTLVATGFTDEKAKSILSKMSDEISEGERHRVALAQILMKEPNIIIMDEPTGTMDPFTKKEVTKSILEARDKMGDTFVIVSHDMDFLEEICDRVALMRNGKIVSVGEPAAVLAELTDEERMEAAAP
- a CDS encoding HAD family hydrolase; its protein translation is MEKRVAVVFDSAGTLLHMYRVAKEMSTGSILEDIQSTLLVAEKANRALVILRTSFEDLWQCDPDMELHDFIDMYNIDLGISCSSSPFQMDDIYGIIRQNGTKVSDVNEVLSIVKGRCPNVFYLAAGLVVDSGENIVPYVLSTGGQMYSKTSAAITHLRELGADIYIASGDDEQNLRRLASSLAIPMKDVFAVATTYDKENIVRNLKESYDFVFMVGDGMNDILALRAADMGILTSQQGDERPQVLMDAADVIIGNIIDVVNIVKNVNAPLTL